In Flavobacterium sp. WV_118_3, one DNA window encodes the following:
- a CDS encoding ATP-binding protein, protein MEQKEIPLLIISFSIVLLTLLGTLLVFFLYFQKKKSKFLMDKMEAELFFNSELAKSRIEIKEQTLSNISRELHDNIGQILSVAVMQLNLMVAKIDTDDKNEIDEVRKLVSKSLDEIRMVAKLINGDVELQSGFIDAVTEDLNRITKLKIINGNLNISGQIQPIDPQHEVIIYRILQEAISNALKYSHSKTIDVDICFDARECIIEVTDSGIGFNNATVAKGSGLANMNTRARLIGAAFLVSSRPNEGTKLKIVYPLEKGRKE, encoded by the coding sequence ATGGAGCAAAAAGAGATACCATTATTGATCATTTCGTTTAGTATCGTGCTTTTAACCTTGTTGGGCACGTTACTGGTCTTTTTCCTGTATTTTCAGAAGAAAAAGTCGAAATTCCTAATGGATAAAATGGAAGCAGAGTTGTTTTTTAATTCCGAGCTGGCCAAATCACGAATCGAAATCAAAGAGCAAACCCTGTCGAATATCAGTCGGGAGCTACACGATAATATCGGGCAGATTTTATCAGTGGCCGTGATGCAGCTCAACCTGATGGTTGCTAAAATCGATACCGACGATAAAAATGAAATCGATGAGGTACGCAAGCTTGTTAGTAAATCGCTGGACGAAATCCGTATGGTTGCCAAATTGATCAATGGCGATGTGGAACTACAATCCGGCTTTATTGATGCCGTAACCGAAGATCTGAACCGAATTACCAAATTGAAAATCATTAATGGTAATCTGAATATATCCGGGCAAATACAACCTATTGATCCGCAACACGAAGTGATCATTTACCGGATATTACAGGAAGCCATTTCCAATGCCTTAAAATATTCACATAGTAAAACCATCGATGTGGATATCTGTTTTGACGCCAGGGAATGTATTATAGAAGTAACCGATTCCGGAATCGGTTTTAACAATGCCACCGTAGCCAAAGGTTCCGGATTGGCTAACATGAACACGCGGGCCCGGTTAATTGGCGCCGCTTTTTTGGTTTCGTCCCGTCCGAACGAAGGTACGAAGCTCAAAATTGTATATCCTTTGGAAAAAGGACGCAAAGAGTAA